A genomic segment from Syngnathus scovelli strain Florida chromosome 3, RoL_Ssco_1.2, whole genome shotgun sequence encodes:
- the piwil1 gene encoding piwi-like protein 1, which produces MASQEKMPIRGRSRSRGRARGQDPGPPGILSREPAPEVAVKEVGGLVGRGRQKKAPVPFTEEAALEISAGFRQVKIGERGGRRRDFHDGGINTRLTMEHVQTSKTGSSGSAIQLSANFFRIVSRPQWVLYQYHVDFKPPMEARRLRTALLFQHEQVLGSAHCFDGTILFLPQRLDDKVTVLHSRTRNGEDVQLTVTLTNELPPTSPVCLQLYNIIFRRVLRILGLQQIGRNYYNPKDPLNISQHRLTIWPGYATAILQYESSIMLCTDVSHKVLRSETVLNFMENLRQKCGSHNFSDICAKELVGLIVLTKYNNKTYRIDDIAWDQTPFNTFKRGDTDTSFKDYYKNQYGLEITDCNQVLLVSHVKKVAPGQTPPGPALLIPELCYFTGLTDKMRADYTIMKDLSAHTRLGPEQRAGRLLRFSSTLNNDTEALGELQKWGLNFDKQLLKLTGRVLPPERLFQQSRSYGYNPRTADWSKEMRGLPVIHSPPLQNWLLLYTRQKSREAQGLLETLYKVAAPLKISLQKPVMIEYEDHPESLLRTLQHNVRAETQMVVVILNSNRKDKYDCIKKYLCVDCPTPSQCVVARTISRPQALMTIATKIVLQMACKIGGELWSVEIPLKQLMVVGVDCYHDIAAGKRSIGALVASLNQNMNRWYSKVKLQSRGQEIMDGLKMAFAGALKDYYKFNKCFPSRIIVYRDGVGDGQLHTIVNYEVAQIVESIKSIGQDYMPKLSVVVVKKRINCRLFEHSNGKVLNPPPGTVVDSEVTRPEWYDFYIISQAVTFGSVSPTHYNVVYDTSGLKPDHMQRLTYKLCHMYYNWQGIIAVPAPCQYAHKLAFLVGQSLHKEPNVALDDLLFYL; this is translated from the exons ATGGCCAGTCAAGAGAAAATGCCCATTCGCGGACGCTCGCGATCAAGAGGCAGAGCACGTGGTCAAGATCCTGGGCCGCCTGGG ATTCTGTCCAGAGAACCAGCACCAGAAGTTGCAGTAAAAGAAGTGGGTGGTTTGGTTGGTCGAGGGAGGCAGAAGAAAGCTCCGGTACCTTTTACTGAAGAAG CTGCTCTGGAGATCTCAGCTGGATTTCGCCAGGTGAAGATAGGAGAAAGAGGTGGACGTAGAAGAGATTTCCATGATGGCGGCATTAACACCAGGCTGACGATGGAGCATGTCCAAACGTCAAAGACTG GATCAAGTGGCTCGGCTATTCAGTTGTCGGCCAATTTCTTTCGCATCGTGTCCCGTCCTCAATGGGTTCTGTACCAATACCATGTGGACTTCAAGCCGCCAATGGAGGCCCGTCGCCTTAGAACAGCCCTCCTATTCCAGCATGAGCAAGTCCTGGGCTCTGCTCACTGCTTTGATGGAACAATCCTGTTTCTGCCTCAAAGACTTGATGACAAG GTCACTGTGCTGCACAGCAGAACAAGAAATGGAGAGGATGTGCAATTAACGGTCACTCTGACTAATGAACTACCTCCAACATCACCAGTGTGCCTGCAGTTGTACAACATTATTTTTAGAAG GGTTTTGAGAATCCTTGGCTTGCAACAGATTGGACGCAATTATTACAACCCCAAAGATCCACTCAACATCTCGCAGCACAG ACTGACTATATGGCCGGGCTATGCCACAGCCATCTTGCAGTACGAGTCTTCCATCATGCTGTGCACTGACGTGAGCCACAAGGTGCTGCGTAGTGAGACTGTGCTCAACTTTATGGAGAACCTGAGGCAGAAGTGTGGATCACATAACTTCAGTGATATCTGTGCGAAGGAGCTTGTTGGACTCATTGTTCTCACAAA ATACAACAACAAAACCTACAGGATTGACGATATTGCTTGGGATCAAACGCCCTTTAACACATTCAAGAGAGGGGACACAGACACCTCCTTTAAGGACTACTACAAAAAT CAATATGGCCTGGAAATCACTGACTGCAATCAAGTTCTCTTGGTCAGCCACGTGAAGAAAGTTGCTCCAGGTCAAACTCCTCCTGGACCAGCTTTGCTTATCCCAGAACTGTGCTACTTTACAG GCCTCACTGACAAGATGCGAGCAGACTACACCATCATGAAGGATCTCAGTGCGCACACCAGATTGGGACCAGAACAGAGAGCAGGACGCCTTCTCAGATTTTCTTCCACCTTGAACAA CGATACTGAAGCATTGGGAGAGTTGCAGAAGTGGGGACTAAACTTTGACAAGCAGCTCCTGAAACTGACTGGCAGAGTCCTCCCACCAGAGAGGCTTTTCCAGCAATCAAGATCG TATGGGTACAACCCCCGAACAGCTGACTGGTCGAAAGAGATGCGTGGGTTACCTGTGATTCACTCCCCACCTCTACAAAATTGGCTGCTGCTTTACACTCGACAGAAGAGCAGAGAAGCTCAAGGCCTCCTGGAGACTCTGTATAAAGTTGCAGCTCCACTTAAGATCTCCTTACAAAAACCTGTCAT GATTGAGTATGAAGATCATCCGGAGTCTTTGCTGAGAACCCTGCAGCATAATGTCAGAGCTGAGACACAGATG GTGGTGGTGATCCTCAACAGCAACAGGAAGGACAAATACGACTGCATAAAGAAATATCTCTGTGTGGATTGCCCCACTCCCAGCCAATGTGTTGTGGCCCGCACCATCAGCCGACCTCAAGCCCTCATGACAATTGCGACCAAGATTGTGTTGCAGATGGCCTGCAAGATTGGAGGAGAGCTTTGGAGTGTGGAAATACCT CTGAAGCAACTGATGGTTGTGGGTGTGGATTGCTACCACGATATTGCTGCTGGGAAAAGGTCCATCGGTGCTCTGGTGGCTAGCCTCAATCAGAACATGAACAG ATGGTACTCGAAGGTCAAACTGCAAAGCAGAGGTCAAGAGATTATGGATGGACTGAAGATGGCCTTTGCTG GTGCGCTCAAAGACTACTACAAATTCAATAAATGCTTTCCATCCCGCATCATTGTGTACCGTGATGGAGTGGGGGACGGCCAGCTGCACACTATAGTCAACTACGAGGTGGCCCAGATTGTCGAATCCATCAAGTCCATCGGCCAAGACTACAT GCCCAAGCTGAGCGTGGTGGTGGTGAAAAAGCGCATCAACTGCCGGCTCTTTGAGCACAGCAATGGAAAGGTTTTAAACCCACCTCCAGGGACAGTCGTCGACTCCGAAGTCACACGTCCGGAGTG GTACGATTTCTACATTATTAGCCAGGCTGTCACCTTTGGAAGTGTCTCTCCTACCCACTACAATGTTGTGTATGACACAAGTGGACTGAAacctgaccatatgcagcggctCACCTACAAGCTGTGCCACATGTACTACAATTGGCAG gggATCATCGCAGTCCCTGCCCCTTGCCAGTATGCCCACAAATTGGCCTTCCTTGTTGGTCAAAGCCTCCACAAGGAGCCCAACGTGGCGCTGGATGACCTCCTCTTTTATCTGTAG